The Setaria viridis chromosome 2, Setaria_viridis_v4.0, whole genome shotgun sequence DNA window CTAGCCAAATGGGACTTTTTTTGCAGCTTCTCCTGGCCGCGCTTCTCCCCACCGCTCCCATTTGTACTAATACCCAGAAGCTGGACTAGACACGCTTATCAGAGAAACGTTTTTTCCATATTAGTGCAGCTTATTTGAGAAGCGCTTCTCCGCACCGCTgtaccaaacagggcctaaatcaGCCTAATATGAACTCAGTTTTCAACTTTTCAGTATGGCTATGTTATATGGTGTTTGAATACTGCTAAATGCAAATGCCATGTCTATGTTCTCCATACATCAATCTGACACATTAACACACAGCCAACTAAGTTAGGCATCAGGTTCAAATCAATGAGCCAGCAAAGGATGTAAAAGCAACTCATTCAGATTTACCACATTCAATATTACTAAAGGGCCGGTAGCATAATCTAAAAATAGGAGTTTGATAATCGATGTTTTTTGGGCACTGAAAAGAAGGCATGAAGTGTGTTCTCAAAGAATATAGGGATAATTTAACGCATTACGAAAACACTATTAAAAACTGCCTAGGAATAACAAATAAACGCCTAAATGAGCAAAACTGAAACAAGGCATTTCATTCAACCAATATTTGCAGTAGCAGCATTTCATTTAACCAATATTTGCAGTAGCCCTGTCATACCACATTTAAAAAATTTAGAACTCAGCAGAGATTGCTAATACCACAGAACAAGATAAAGAAAATATGATACAAGACATGATATATGTGAACACAAAAGGAAAACCATGTgtgtttgccaaaaaaaaaggcacaaaagtattgagttgcatgcaccaaccagttcaacccaaaagtttAAACTGATGGGGAAAGTTGGGCAATTCACTAATACTCCAACACTCCTCCTCACGTGCAAGCTCTCTTAGGCCGCATACGTGGAAATTGGAGtaggctgcaattattttatttaatcgtgCCCGCCAGGATTCGAACTCGAGACCTTTGGCCctgataccatattgagttgcatgcaccaactagttcaacccaaaagcttaagctgatggGAAAAGGTGGGCAAATTCACCTATACTCTAACAAAAAGACATCCTCTCTTCACACGGTAATATCTACATGAGCAATTTATTATAAATTTACTCTCTCATGCTCAAGAGTTGACAAACTGTCAAGCTCATTCCATTTGTTTTTACATGTTATATTTAGAGCAATAAGtgcatattatatttttttcagtCACAAACTGATATTTCAAGTATAAGAACATCCATTCTGCGAACATGTCGacatgacaaatttgttaaTTGCAATTGACTTTTTTGGTCAACAGAAAAGAAGTTTCTTTGTCCCAATCCATAAGCATCATAACTGTATATTCTATattcctccactagcaatgcaTTCAAGTGAAAATTTCAGACTTTGTATTACAGTTTATTCTGGCAGTGTGATAGTGCAATAATATTTAACAAGTTTCCAAACACCGCATTCTTCATCCTTTTTAATACGGTGTACAGCAGAAATCATATATCAATAAGTAAGCTGGGTTCTTGGTCATTTCTTATTTGTTCTTTTATGTTCAAATTTTAGGTTCAAGTCTCTTGAAAACGCAAAGTGAGGGAGTAAACCACAACACAAGAGAAACATCACAGATTTGCAAATGCATATCTAAAGAATGAAGCAATAATGAGTGCTCAACTTAGCTCTACATTTGAAACATAAATATCCCAACCCATTTAGCAAAGGAAAATTAGGAGAAGCCCAAAAAATGGAGGACAGGTAGCAtactagcagcagcagccacacaTTGCTCATATTCCTTTGAGAAACTTCATTATGAGCTAATCATGTTCAATAACTTTCTTTCAGAAGCAAAGGTCCCTGCTTATTGTTAAGTTGCCTCATATATTAGGATTTAGGGGAATCTCTACTGAACCTTAGGTAGGTTGTAATTGCATTACACTGAAGTGAATAACTAAATAATAAATCCTGAGACCACTAAGAACTAGACAACAGCTAACAGGATTACAGAACAGTTAATCAAGTGAACAACCAATGCTAGTGATATATGATAGCTACGTAGTGCCTAGTTGCCTCTAAGTTCATCTGTAACTTCAGATTTTGAATGTTTACTTTGCCCAATTCATGATAGGTTGATAATGCAATAATGCATAAGCATTGTCTCTGATTGTCAAACTGGATGCCTGCTATTTGCGGATCTGTTACCAATAAGCCTCTCTGGAGGATAATCAACTTCAAACCACCCATTTACATGTTGTATTAATAAGAGCCACAATTGCATACTACATCATTTTCAGTCATGATCTATTCTATTACAGCGACTGCAAGGCATTAACAATTCATTCAGCAAACATGACTGCATGATGAATTTGTTAATTGCATTCAACTGTTTTTTTGTCAACAGAAAAGAAGTTTCTTGGCAAAAAGTTTTGCCCAATCTATATAAGCATCATAAATTGTATATATCATTCTACattcctccactagcaatgtatCAAAGTATTTCTTTGTCAGTTTTGTATTTTGGTATATTCTGGCAGTGTGATTGCGGAATAATACTTAACAAGTCTCCAAACAGAACAGTCTTCGTGCCTTTTAATAGTGTGTATGATTGAAATGATACGTCAACAAGTAAGCTAAGTTCTTGCTCCATTTTGATTTATTCTTCTATGTTGAAATTTCAATAACAAGTCTCTTGAATACCCAGAGGTGATGAATAAGCCACAGACAAGCCCACTAACTTCACATTGCTAATTAAGAGGTAGCATGCTTAgcctttctttatttttgaaCACAGACACCAGAAACCATCGACCACAGGAACATCAGGAGAACTAGACAGCAGCAAACAGAATAGAGTAATAGATAACCTAGTGAACAACCAATGTTAATGATATATGACTGCTGCCTAGTGTCTGGCCCTAAGTTCATCCATAGCTGGAGAGTTTCTAATAATTACTTTGTCTAATTGACGATAAGTTGATAGTGCTATTAAGCTGTGATCTCCGATTGTCGAACTAGATGCCTTTTATTTGTGGATATATAGCCAATAAGCCTCTCTGGAGGATAATCAATTTCGAACACCTATTTGCATGGTTATCGGTGGATTATTGATATTTCTACAgcaaaaaagtaagaaacaatTTGAATGTAATCATCTGCTTATGTAGTAGTAAATGCAAGAAAAAACTGGTGAGCTAAAATCTCGTGGACTTACGTGACATATCCATTGTTGTCAATATCAGCAGCAAGAAATTCAGACACAGTCATGTCTCTCGACAGCACCCAGTTGGCCATCGCGCGGTGCCTCTTGTCGATCCTCATCTCTGCCAAGTagaggaacgccctcgccacAGCCAGGGTGGACACGAGCAGCCAGGCAGATGCAAAAAGCCGGCCAGCTAATGTCCGGAATGCATGGTCCCCATAACCGACTGTGGTCACTGACATCACCGAGAGATAGACCGCGTCGAGCCACCCCAAGCTCTCGACCTTCCTGAGAACTGCAGCTCCGACACCCACGCAGATGGCCACAACGCCCAGTGCGAGCGCCACCTTCATACGAATGCGCATCCTGCCCTTCTTGACATCGAATATGTAGTTGTGGCTGTGCTTCCGCGCTGAGGTTGGGTTCTTGAGTGCGGTGATGAGGAGGTGCTCCTGCAGGTCGAGCACATAGGAGACCATCCCGGAGAGGAGAATGTCAACGAAGCCGAAGCCGACGAGGACGAAGGAGATGGAGAAGAGCTTGGCGGCGGGTGTAGCCGGCGTGATGTCTCCGTACCCTATGGTGCAGAGCGTGACGATGCAGAAGTAGAGCGCGTCGGCGACGGGGTGCGTGGGCCCCGCGGAGGAGGTGAAgttggccggcgcggcggcgtagaAGGTGACGCCGAGGGCGAGGTAGGcgagcaggaagaggaaggcgtGCAGCACGATGGCCGGGCGCTTGGGCTGCGCCGGCGGCTggtccccggccgcggcggcggccgcaagCGCCGCGGCGCTGagcggcgccatggccggcgcgGTGCGGGAGCGGTGGAGGTTGGTGCGGCCGccggtggcgacggcgatgaAGTCGAAGAGCGAGGgcggaccgccgccgccgccggcggcagaggcggaggaggggtcCTCCGGGtccggtggcggcgagggcggggaCGAGGAGCATGACGGCAGGtcgaggtcgtggcggccgtcgatggagccgcggcggaggtgggcgccgtgcggcggcggcgggggcggaggggggggcggcggcggcggagggtgcgCGCCGAAGATGATGCGCTCCTTGTAGGAGGAGGCCGGAGAGGCGGGCGGAGCGGAGAAGTGGGAAACCTCCGAGTACTCCGGCAGCGAGTGGAGGAGGTGCGTCTGTAGCAGCGGCTCCGTGGCCATGGCGCTCGGATTCAAGAGAGAGGTGGGACGGGGGTTGGGTTCCACCGATTCCCGCGGTCGCCGGGACGCGACGCGGTGGGCGGATTGAGGAGGACGatcggcggcggtgcggggaaGAAGACGGCGGGGCGGAAGCGGGGGAAGGATGCGGCCGCTGATGTGTTCTGGTCTACTACTCGACGACGGCGAAtccctttcttttctcctcttttcttttttattttttcttctgttttttttactATTGTTTCTGCAAGAGGAATTAATTATTGGGAtttgggaggagaggagaggagatcgGATCAGCAGTGTGTATTGTCCAGCTGATTTGTCCGTGCAAATCTTTATTTGCGAAATCTGTGTGTGCAATTGCTTGTGGCTGACTGCCCTGAAAATAAAATCATGAATTGCTCAAGACCTATATCGAAACACGGAAAGATCACAAGATTTCTGCTAATTTCATGGGTTCTAGAGTTTAAGATAGTGTCTTGTCCTTGACGTATTGCCATCGCTCCACCGGGTCCGTCAGATTTGATTTGAAAatatgttattgtaaaattattgATATAAAGCCACGTATACTGCATGCAGTCTTGGTCATACATTTTCATCCGTACGACAACTGAGATCAAATACAGTTATTTATGTTGTGCAAATTCTAGAAAAACAATAAAGTAGTTATGAGTTTTAGTTAACATTTTGGAGTAAATACCTCTAATTTACTTTTGTCTGAATTGGGAACCAAAATGAATCGGAGGAGGTGGTTTTCACGTAACCCAATTTTTGTAAAATTTGCTCTATCGCCCAGATAAGCGTTATTGGCATCTTCAACAAACAATGTATCTTTATTATCAAGAACCCATGGGACGTGGACGTTTCATTTTTCAAGTGTCAATGGACAGCGAAGCACAACAACAACAGTACGTCAAAACTCATCAGCCAAACACAACAACAATAAAAAAGCGAAAGATTTACGGACATGCTGAAAACTCAACGACCAAGCTACAAAAACCGATGAGCAACAAATTGTCCCCGGTCATCCTAGCTAGCAGCGACGACCCCAAGGAGATTACGTCTCTGACAGTGTCCTGTCCAATCGCGAGATCAAAGAAGCTCCGATGGCCGTTGGATCTCAATAGCCGCACGAGGGGAAATCACGAGAACGTACGCCACCAGACGGATGGAGAAACACGAATCCAAAACGGCTGCCGTGGGGTCACATCCGTTTTCCTCCGTGGCATCCGCGCTGTCCTACCTCGTGCCAGGACAAGTCATTCACAGTCAGGCTATCGTCCTTATGCATGTTCATGGTGGAAAGTCAACGATGACCGCACCGGAAAATTGCAAGTTATTTACCCCATTAAATTAGGTAGTAACGAAAAAATTaaaaaacgacttacaatttaaaataatttaaaatggaggaagtacagTCTACAAAGTTTCAAAATCTCGGTCGGCTCATCAACAATCCGGCCGGCCATTGATGATGGGTGATTCGCCAAATTGCCTGCCGGCCTGCCCAGCGCATACGCGACAGCTCCCATGGGCCAAATTGCCTGCACATGGGCCATCTGCCATGCGTTCGTTCGTTCCATAGTTCAAGGAGCGAGAGGAGGTTAATAATGACATGATGATATGATTAATTTAGAGAACACGAAATCTAATGCCTGTGACCATGGTCCATTAATCGATTaactactccttccgtcccaaattactatttattttgaattttctaaatACATCACGTTTGCTATATATTTAGACATAAATTATTTCTATGTAGGTGCATATCTAAAAGTACGTACcttgaaaaatcaaaatgaataataatttaggatggaggaagtatataCCATTATGCAATGATTCAGCTTCACTTACTGCGGCGATGATAGTGACGGTACGTGTATTATTGGTGCTTGTTTCCTTGTGCAATTGAGCTATCAAGATTGAGATGCCTCCTCGCATGACGATTGCGCTTTCTTTCTAAGCAAAGTCAAAAGCGCAAATGTAACTTTTATTTTTATACTATTTCATACGTTATTTACAAAACTATTCATTGAATTGGGGTGATTACAAAACTAGCACCATTGTCTGTTTGCTGGATGAAAATTGAGTTTTTATCCATTGGATTTATTATGAATATTATGTTTAATTTACATCCGAAAACAGTGATTTATCCAGTAAGGGGGTTTGCCATGTATGCCACCACTGCATAAATCGTTGCCTCAGGTTTATGCCTATCTCTTTATCCTGGGTATTTACTTATTATTCTTGTGCTTATTTTCTAGAGTAGTTACACGCTACGGCTCAATAATTCGTAGTTGCTAAATTTTCTAACTCATCCTCTTCCACTCTTTCGACGGACGCATcgaggctctctacactcagcccttgtttacttcacccccaactcccaactttggcactatgcaaaaagaagattccccatcacatcaaacttgcggtacatgcatggagtactaaatgtagacgaaatcaaaaactaattgcacagttttgttgtactttgcgagacgaatcttttaagcctaattagtcaatatttagacaataattcacaaatacaaacgaaacgctacagtgtcgtatttatggcaaaataccaattttgccacttccaaattggcaagtaaacaaggcctcagCTCATGTCTACtgttctctcaaaaaaaaaaaagctcataTCTACTGTCACAGATGGGAAATTTTTTTTCTGCCATGGCCACAGAAAAATCACCTAAAAATGAAAATTACGAAAAACACACTATACTCCCACTGCACGTAGCATGTTATCAGGCGAACATGCTTGGCCTGAGCTAACTGCTGTTTCGTTTGCTTCCATCCCATGTGACCACCTTCGTCGTTCCAGGAACAAAAGAAGTAGGATAAAACGGTTCACATAAGGGATGTAATATTGTAAATTGTATCTAAAATAAATTAGAAGTCAAGTGAAACTACTATTTCACCGGTTTTAATTTTACCGAGGAAGTCGTTTTGAGAGAAATCCTCCCAAACATCTCTTAACTTGTTAAACGAAATGAGGAACTGATTTGTCTTGGAACATGCTTTCTTCCATCTTCTCGATGGATTGACAAGAGCCCGCGCACATTGTAAAAGAAGAATATTGCAAGTTGCAACGGATTTCCTTTATTTTGCAGTAGATGTACTCATCTGATCCAGATGCGATTCGTTTGACATCTGTTTTTGATAAAAAGCCGTGAGATGGGGGCGGTGCCCATCTGTCGGTTTTCAtgaacatggcaagaaaattcAACGGAGCTGATTTGGACAAAAACCAACATGGATCTGTCAAAGCGTGATGATGGTGTGGAGGACACCTGCACTaatctctccttttctttcttccaaGTTTCAGGGATCAAGCTACCGTGAGAGAGACCGAGAGCTTCCAGACAAATCCAATACTCATTGACAATTAGTTCCCAGCTTCCACCGTTGACAGCTTGTTAAGGCAGTCCCAACCATGATATCCATAAATCATGTCCAGGGGCGGGTCTAGCGGTGGGGCTCAAACCCCCCTACGGCCGCTCGGATTATGAGCCTCCCTTGAACCCCTCCATAATTtttaggaagaaggaagaagaagagaagggagggaaagagaaggaagaagtggGAGCCCCTCCTAGGCTCACGGGCCGTATCCACCACTAATGTCTATGATGCCACAAAAGTAAGACATCATTTTAGAAACCACATACTACAACCCATGATTTCTTGATGTGGTTTCTTAATAAATTCGTTATCTCTCTTCTCTACCAATCATATTTTCTCTTCATTTATCATGAAGACACTATCCTCTTCCAATGCAAAATTTAGTAGTGTCTAATATAATGCATAGGTTCTTGCGATGAAACTGGACCATGCATGAGACCCAGTTTCTACCTCTCTCCATTCTCTTTCTTCTTTAATATAGTACCACGTAAGCCAAATATTCTTTGTAGCAAGACAATTAATGCTATAGAAACCATCCTAGTTGGAGGGTTATGACCGATTTTAGGCCAATCTCAGTGGGGTGTCATGCATAGTAGATTGGATTGATTGAGAGATAGGGGTTACAATATATAGGGGTGAGAAGATTGT harbors:
- the LOC117842399 gene encoding two pore potassium channel c; the encoded protein is MATEPLLQTHLLHSLPEYSEVSHFSAPPASPASSYKERIIFGAHPPPPPPPPPPPPPPHGAHLRRGSIDGRHDLDLPSCSSSPPSPPPDPEDPSSASAAGGGGGPPSLFDFIAVATGGRTNLHRSRTAPAMAPLSAAALAAAAAAGDQPPAQPKRPAIVLHAFLFLLAYLALGVTFYAAAPANFTSSAGPTHPVADALYFCIVTLCTIGYGDITPATPAAKLFSISFVLVGFGFVDILLSGMVSYVLDLQEHLLITALKNPTSARKHSHNYIFDVKKGRMRIRMKVALALGVVAICVGVGAAVLRKVESLGWLDAVYLSVMSVTTVGYGDHAFRTLAGRLFASAWLLVSTLAVARAFLYLAEMRIDKRHRAMANWVLSRDMTVSEFLAADIDNNGYVTKSEFAVYKLKEMGKISEKDIMMVCDQFQRLDTGNCGKITLSDLLESHHLVTEPRDKKKGKKS